A region from the Vicia villosa cultivar HV-30 ecotype Madison, WI linkage group LG3, Vvil1.0, whole genome shotgun sequence genome encodes:
- the LOC131656918 gene encoding bZIP transcription factor TGA10-like isoform X5, which translates to MRPPTLNIFPSEPMHANMELLSPETSGSRKTNLPKQVFSGSEPSKTVKQPERNHGKGPTSSSEHEGPKTPDPKQPERNHGKGPTSSSEHEGPKTPDPKTLRRLAQNREAARKSRLRKKAYIQQLESSRIRLSQMEQELQRARNQGMFFGGGAVMGGEQNIPISMNSITSDIWRIICSLTREVVNGISWKCSWV; encoded by the exons ATGAGGCCACCAACTCTTAACATTTTTCCTTCTGAGCCTATGCAT gCTAACATGGAGTTACTTTCTCCGGAAACAAGTGGATCAAGGAAAACCAATCTACCAAAACAAGTCTTCTCTGGCTCTGAACCATCCAAAACTGTCAAG CAGCCAGAGAGAAATCATGGTAAGGGTCCAACTTCAAGTTCTGAACATGAAGGACCTAAAACACCAGATCCCAAG CAGCCAGAGAGAAATCATGGTAAGGGTCCAACTTCAAGTTCTGAACATGAAGGACCTAAAACACCAGATCCCAAG ACACTGAGAAGACTTGCTCAGAATAGAGAAGCAGCTAGAAAAAGCAGGTTGAGAAAAAAG GCATATATTCAGCAGCTTGAGTCAAGCAGAATCAGGCTTAGTCAGATGGAACAAGAGTTACAACGTGCTAGAAATCAA GGCATGTTCTTTGGTGGAGGTGCAGTCATGGGAGGAGAGCAAAACATTCCTATCTCAATGAACAGCATTACCTCAG ACATCTGGAGAATTATCTGCAGCCTCACCAGAGAGGTTGTCAATGGCATCTCATGGAAATGTTCGTG GGTATGA
- the LOC131656918 gene encoding bZIP transcription factor TGA10-like isoform X6 — MRPPTLNIFPSEPMHANMELLSPETSGSRKTNLPKQVFSGSEPSKTVKPERNHGKGPTSSSEHEGPKTPDPKQPERNHGKGPTSSSEHEGPKTPDPKTLRRLAQNREAARKSRLRKKAYIQQLESSRIRLSQMEQELQRARNQGMFFGGGAVMGGEQNIPISMNSITSDIWRIICSLTREVVNGISWKCSWV; from the exons ATGAGGCCACCAACTCTTAACATTTTTCCTTCTGAGCCTATGCAT gCTAACATGGAGTTACTTTCTCCGGAAACAAGTGGATCAAGGAAAACCAATCTACCAAAACAAGTCTTCTCTGGCTCTGAACCATCCAAAACTGTCAAG CCAGAGAGAAATCATGGTAAGGGTCCAACTTCAAGTTCTGAACATGAAGGACCTAAAACACCAGATCCCAAG CAGCCAGAGAGAAATCATGGTAAGGGTCCAACTTCAAGTTCTGAACATGAAGGACCTAAAACACCAGATCCCAAG ACACTGAGAAGACTTGCTCAGAATAGAGAAGCAGCTAGAAAAAGCAGGTTGAGAAAAAAG GCATATATTCAGCAGCTTGAGTCAAGCAGAATCAGGCTTAGTCAGATGGAACAAGAGTTACAACGTGCTAGAAATCAA GGCATGTTCTTTGGTGGAGGTGCAGTCATGGGAGGAGAGCAAAACATTCCTATCTCAATGAACAGCATTACCTCAG ACATCTGGAGAATTATCTGCAGCCTCACCAGAGAGGTTGTCAATGGCATCTCATGGAAATGTTCGTG GGTATGA
- the LOC131656918 gene encoding bZIP transcription factor TGA10-like isoform X7 gives MRPPTLNIFPSEPMHVEPSSSNSNANMELLSPETSGSRKTNLPKQVFSGSEPSKTVKQPERNHGKGPTSSSEHEGPKTPDPKTLRRLAQNREAARKSRLRKKAYIQQLESSRIRLSQMEQELQRARNQGMFFGGGAVMGGEQNIPISMNSITSDIWRIICSLTREVVNGISWKCSWV, from the exons ATGAGGCCACCAACTCTTAACATTTTTCCTTCTGAGCCTATGCATGTAGAGCCATCATCTTCCAACTCAAAT gCTAACATGGAGTTACTTTCTCCGGAAACAAGTGGATCAAGGAAAACCAATCTACCAAAACAAGTCTTCTCTGGCTCTGAACCATCCAAAACTGTCAAG CAGCCAGAGAGAAATCATGGTAAGGGTCCAACTTCAAGTTCTGAACATGAAGGACCTAAAACACCAGATCCCAAG ACACTGAGAAGACTTGCTCAGAATAGAGAAGCAGCTAGAAAAAGCAGGTTGAGAAAAAAG GCATATATTCAGCAGCTTGAGTCAAGCAGAATCAGGCTTAGTCAGATGGAACAAGAGTTACAACGTGCTAGAAATCAA GGCATGTTCTTTGGTGGAGGTGCAGTCATGGGAGGAGAGCAAAACATTCCTATCTCAATGAACAGCATTACCTCAG ACATCTGGAGAATTATCTGCAGCCTCACCAGAGAGGTTGTCAATGGCATCTCATGGAAATGTTCGTG GGTATGA
- the LOC131656918 gene encoding bZIP transcription factor TGA10-like isoform X2, producing MRPPTLNIFPSEPMHVEPSSSNSNANMELLSPETSGSRKTNLPKQVFSGSEPSKTVKPERNHGKGPTSSSEHEGPKTPDPKQPERNHGKGPTSSSEHEGPKTPDPKTLRRLAQNREAARKSRLRKKAYIQQLESSRIRLSQMEQELQRARNQGMFFGGGAVMGGEQNIPISMNSITSDIWRIICSLTREVVNGISWKCSWV from the exons ATGAGGCCACCAACTCTTAACATTTTTCCTTCTGAGCCTATGCATGTAGAGCCATCATCTTCCAACTCAAAT gCTAACATGGAGTTACTTTCTCCGGAAACAAGTGGATCAAGGAAAACCAATCTACCAAAACAAGTCTTCTCTGGCTCTGAACCATCCAAAACTGTCAAG CCAGAGAGAAATCATGGTAAGGGTCCAACTTCAAGTTCTGAACATGAAGGACCTAAAACACCAGATCCCAAG CAGCCAGAGAGAAATCATGGTAAGGGTCCAACTTCAAGTTCTGAACATGAAGGACCTAAAACACCAGATCCCAAG ACACTGAGAAGACTTGCTCAGAATAGAGAAGCAGCTAGAAAAAGCAGGTTGAGAAAAAAG GCATATATTCAGCAGCTTGAGTCAAGCAGAATCAGGCTTAGTCAGATGGAACAAGAGTTACAACGTGCTAGAAATCAA GGCATGTTCTTTGGTGGAGGTGCAGTCATGGGAGGAGAGCAAAACATTCCTATCTCAATGAACAGCATTACCTCAG ACATCTGGAGAATTATCTGCAGCCTCACCAGAGAGGTTGTCAATGGCATCTCATGGAAATGTTCGTG GGTATGA
- the LOC131656918 gene encoding bZIP transcription factor TGA10-like isoform X8: MRPPTLNIFPSEPMHVEPSSSNSNANMELLSPETSGSRKTNLPKQVFSGSEPSKTVKPERNHGKGPTSSSEHEGPKTPDPKTLRRLAQNREAARKSRLRKKAYIQQLESSRIRLSQMEQELQRARNQGMFFGGGAVMGGEQNIPISMNSITSDIWRIICSLTREVVNGISWKCSWV; this comes from the exons ATGAGGCCACCAACTCTTAACATTTTTCCTTCTGAGCCTATGCATGTAGAGCCATCATCTTCCAACTCAAAT gCTAACATGGAGTTACTTTCTCCGGAAACAAGTGGATCAAGGAAAACCAATCTACCAAAACAAGTCTTCTCTGGCTCTGAACCATCCAAAACTGTCAAG CCAGAGAGAAATCATGGTAAGGGTCCAACTTCAAGTTCTGAACATGAAGGACCTAAAACACCAGATCCCAAG ACACTGAGAAGACTTGCTCAGAATAGAGAAGCAGCTAGAAAAAGCAGGTTGAGAAAAAAG GCATATATTCAGCAGCTTGAGTCAAGCAGAATCAGGCTTAGTCAGATGGAACAAGAGTTACAACGTGCTAGAAATCAA GGCATGTTCTTTGGTGGAGGTGCAGTCATGGGAGGAGAGCAAAACATTCCTATCTCAATGAACAGCATTACCTCAG ACATCTGGAGAATTATCTGCAGCCTCACCAGAGAGGTTGTCAATGGCATCTCATGGAAATGTTCGTG GGTATGA
- the LOC131656918 gene encoding bZIP transcription factor TGA10-like isoform X3: MRPPTLNIFPSEPMHVEPSSSNSNANMELLSPETSGSRKTNLPKQVFSGSEPSKTVKQPERNHGKGPTSSSEHEGPKTPDPKPERNHGKGPTSSSEHEGPKTPDPKTLRRLAQNREAARKSRLRKKAYIQQLESSRIRLSQMEQELQRARNQGMFFGGGAVMGGEQNIPISMNSITSDIWRIICSLTREVVNGISWKCSWV; the protein is encoded by the exons ATGAGGCCACCAACTCTTAACATTTTTCCTTCTGAGCCTATGCATGTAGAGCCATCATCTTCCAACTCAAAT gCTAACATGGAGTTACTTTCTCCGGAAACAAGTGGATCAAGGAAAACCAATCTACCAAAACAAGTCTTCTCTGGCTCTGAACCATCCAAAACTGTCAAG CAGCCAGAGAGAAATCATGGTAAGGGTCCAACTTCAAGTTCTGAACATGAAGGACCTAAAACACCAGATCCCAAG CCAGAGAGAAATCATGGTAAGGGTCCAACTTCAAGTTCTGAACATGAAGGACCTAAAACACCAGATCCCAAG ACACTGAGAAGACTTGCTCAGAATAGAGAAGCAGCTAGAAAAAGCAGGTTGAGAAAAAAG GCATATATTCAGCAGCTTGAGTCAAGCAGAATCAGGCTTAGTCAGATGGAACAAGAGTTACAACGTGCTAGAAATCAA GGCATGTTCTTTGGTGGAGGTGCAGTCATGGGAGGAGAGCAAAACATTCCTATCTCAATGAACAGCATTACCTCAG ACATCTGGAGAATTATCTGCAGCCTCACCAGAGAGGTTGTCAATGGCATCTCATGGAAATGTTCGTG GGTATGA
- the LOC131656918 gene encoding bZIP transcription factor TGA10-like isoform X1, translating into MRPPTLNIFPSEPMHVEPSSSNSNANMELLSPETSGSRKTNLPKQVFSGSEPSKTVKQPERNHGKGPTSSSEHEGPKTPDPKQPERNHGKGPTSSSEHEGPKTPDPKTLRRLAQNREAARKSRLRKKAYIQQLESSRIRLSQMEQELQRARNQGMFFGGGAVMGGEQNIPISMNSITSDIWRIICSLTREVVNGISWKCSWV; encoded by the exons ATGAGGCCACCAACTCTTAACATTTTTCCTTCTGAGCCTATGCATGTAGAGCCATCATCTTCCAACTCAAAT gCTAACATGGAGTTACTTTCTCCGGAAACAAGTGGATCAAGGAAAACCAATCTACCAAAACAAGTCTTCTCTGGCTCTGAACCATCCAAAACTGTCAAG CAGCCAGAGAGAAATCATGGTAAGGGTCCAACTTCAAGTTCTGAACATGAAGGACCTAAAACACCAGATCCCAAG CAGCCAGAGAGAAATCATGGTAAGGGTCCAACTTCAAGTTCTGAACATGAAGGACCTAAAACACCAGATCCCAAG ACACTGAGAAGACTTGCTCAGAATAGAGAAGCAGCTAGAAAAAGCAGGTTGAGAAAAAAG GCATATATTCAGCAGCTTGAGTCAAGCAGAATCAGGCTTAGTCAGATGGAACAAGAGTTACAACGTGCTAGAAATCAA GGCATGTTCTTTGGTGGAGGTGCAGTCATGGGAGGAGAGCAAAACATTCCTATCTCAATGAACAGCATTACCTCAG ACATCTGGAGAATTATCTGCAGCCTCACCAGAGAGGTTGTCAATGGCATCTCATGGAAATGTTCGTG GGTATGA
- the LOC131656918 gene encoding bZIP transcription factor TGA10-like isoform X4 gives MRPPTLNIFPSEPMHVEPSSSNSNANMELLSPETSGSRKTNLPKQVFSGSEPSKTVKPERNHGKGPTSSSEHEGPKTPDPKPERNHGKGPTSSSEHEGPKTPDPKTLRRLAQNREAARKSRLRKKAYIQQLESSRIRLSQMEQELQRARNQGMFFGGGAVMGGEQNIPISMNSITSDIWRIICSLTREVVNGISWKCSWV, from the exons ATGAGGCCACCAACTCTTAACATTTTTCCTTCTGAGCCTATGCATGTAGAGCCATCATCTTCCAACTCAAAT gCTAACATGGAGTTACTTTCTCCGGAAACAAGTGGATCAAGGAAAACCAATCTACCAAAACAAGTCTTCTCTGGCTCTGAACCATCCAAAACTGTCAAG CCAGAGAGAAATCATGGTAAGGGTCCAACTTCAAGTTCTGAACATGAAGGACCTAAAACACCAGATCCCAAG CCAGAGAGAAATCATGGTAAGGGTCCAACTTCAAGTTCTGAACATGAAGGACCTAAAACACCAGATCCCAAG ACACTGAGAAGACTTGCTCAGAATAGAGAAGCAGCTAGAAAAAGCAGGTTGAGAAAAAAG GCATATATTCAGCAGCTTGAGTCAAGCAGAATCAGGCTTAGTCAGATGGAACAAGAGTTACAACGTGCTAGAAATCAA GGCATGTTCTTTGGTGGAGGTGCAGTCATGGGAGGAGAGCAAAACATTCCTATCTCAATGAACAGCATTACCTCAG ACATCTGGAGAATTATCTGCAGCCTCACCAGAGAGGTTGTCAATGGCATCTCATGGAAATGTTCGTG GGTATGA